From the genome of Brienomyrus brachyistius isolate T26 chromosome 8, BBRACH_0.4, whole genome shotgun sequence, one region includes:
- the tmem74b gene encoding transmembrane protein 74B codes for MESLNAVELSHLGGEGSDSAHQLSNSQQRRHRSPQTTLGQGIENASFQSEEQDSGFAHQGVTSINLPYFAPSDREHPSHSQHLQRDVPSPKSDEEPEAEAGGQSVDYGFIFALVFLVSGIVLVVIAYTIPREARVNPDTVSARQMERLEMYYAQLGSHLDKCIIAGLGLLTLGGMLLSVLLMVSICKGELYRRRTFTMYRGPRKTYGSINLRMRQLEGEGRETLVEWEPVAGLSSAMNTSTSAVVSAEAVS; via the coding sequence ATGGAGTCCTTGAATGCTGTTGAGCTTTCTCATTTGGGGGGCGAGGGGAGTGACTCTGCCCATCAGCTCTCAAATTCCCAGCAACGAAGACATCGGTCACCTCAGACGACATTGGGTCAGGGCATCGAAAACGCCTCATTCCAGTCCGAGGAGCAGGATTCTGGGTTTGCCCATCAGGGGGTGACCAGCATCAACCTCCCCTACTTCGCACCCAGTGACAGGGAGCATCCATCACACTCGCAGCATCTACAGCGGGACGTGCCGTCTCCCAAGTCCGACGAAGAGCCAGAGGCGGAAGCTGGCGGCCAGTCGGTGGATTATGGCTTCATTTTCGCCCTGGTCTTCTTGGTGAGTGGCATTGTCCTGGTGGTGATAGCCTACACCATCCCCCGTGAGGCTCGAGTCAATCCGGATACTGTGAGCGCGAGGCAGATGGAAAGACTGGAGATGTACTACGCTCAGCTGGGTTCCCACCTCGACAAGTGCATCATCGCGGGGCTTGGCCTGCTGACGTTGGGCGGGATGCTCCTCTCGGTGCTTCTCATGGTGTCCATTTGCAAAGGCGAGCTGTACCGAAGGAGGACATTCACCATGTACCGAGGTCCGAGAAAGACCTACGGATCTATAAACCTGCGGATGAGGCAGCTGGAAGGCGAAGGCAGGGAGACTCTGGTGGAGTGGGAGCCGGTGGCTGGCTTGTCATCGGCCATGAACACGTCCACGTCTGCCGTGGTGAGCGCAGAGGCGGTCAGCTAA
- the LOC125747133 gene encoding bladder cancer-associated protein, whose amino-acid sequence MYCLQWLLPVLLIPKPLNPALWFNHSMFMGFYLLSFLLERKPCTICALVFLAALFLICYSCWGNCFLYHCQDSPLPDSAHDPSIVGT is encoded by the coding sequence ATGTACTGCCTTCAGTGGTTACTCCCGGTCCTGCTCATCCCGAAACCATTGAACCCGGCCTTATGGTTCAACCACTCGATGTTCATGGGTTTTTACTTGCTTAGCTTTCTTCTGGAAAGGAAGCCATGTACCATCTGTGCCTTGGTGTTCCTGGCAGCCTTGTTTCTCATCTGCTACAGCTGCTGGGGGAACTGCTTCCTGTACCACTGCCAGGACTCTCCACTGCCAGACTCTGCACACGACCCCAGCATTGTGGGCACCTAG